In Choloepus didactylus isolate mChoDid1 chromosome 18, mChoDid1.pri, whole genome shotgun sequence, a single genomic region encodes these proteins:
- the UTS2R gene encoding LOW QUALITY PROTEIN: urotensin-2 receptor (The sequence of the model RefSeq protein was modified relative to this genomic sequence to represent the inferred CDS: substituted 2 bases at 2 genomic stop codons) — translation MALSQATASSVPVPELPPGPNATLNGSGAGLVGPGSREHLAAAGTIGAVLAAMGVVGVAGNAYTLVVTHRRLRASAPLGVYVVSLALADLLYLLGIPFIVGTYVSRDWHFGDVGCRVLFGLDFLTMHASAFTLTLMSGERCLEVLRPLDALQRSRGYRKALALGTWLLALLLALPVMLAVRLERRGRKHLCLPAWGARTHRAYLTLLFGTSIVGPGVAIGLLYARLACAYWRTQRAPFTPAQRLPSPWVLGLILAIVLFFWACFLPFXLWXLLTQYHEGLPLAPGTARLVNYLTTCLTYGNSCLNPFLYTLLTNSYRDYLRSRRARPLGAGPFPQHRSCFWGGLDTSLSTSSRQAAKATPMGVCAQGSRGACGSSSGKGPAQGCSLGAPAQC, via the coding sequence ATGGCGCTGAGCCAGGCGACGGCGAGCAGCGTCCCCGTGCCCGAGCTGCCCCCAGGCCCCAACGCGACCCTCAACGGCTCGGGGGCCGGCCTGGTGGGGCCCGGCTCCCGGGAGCACCTGGCGGCCGCGGGCACCATTGGGGCGGTGCTGGCGGCCATGGGCGTGGTGGGCGTGGCCGGCAACGCGTACACACTGGTGGTCACACACCGCCGCCTGCGCGCCTCGGCCCCCTTGGGCGTCTACGTCGTCAGCCTGGCGCTGGCCGACCTGCTCTACCTGCTCGGCATCCCCTTCATCGTGGGCACCTACGTCTCCAGGGACTGGCACTTTGGCGACGTGGGCTGCCGCGTGCTCTTCGGCCTGGACTTCCTGACCATGCACGCCAGTGCCTTCACGCTGACCCTCATGAGTGGCGAGCGCTGCCTGGAGGTGCTCAGGCCGCTGGACGCCCTGCAGCGCTCCAGGGGCTACCGCAAGGCCCTGGCGCTGGGCACTTGGCTGCTGGCGCTGCTGCTGGCGCTGCCCGTGATGCTCGCCGTCCGGCTGGAGCGCAGGGGCCGCAAGCACCTGTGCCTGCCCGCCTGGGGCGCCCGCACCCACCGCGCCTACCTGACCCTGCTCTTCGGCACCAGCATCGTGGGCCCGGGCGTGGCCATCGGGCTACTCTATGCCCGCCTGGCCTGCGCCTACTGGCGGACCCAGCGGGCCCCCTTCACGCCGGCGCAGCGGCTGCCCAGCCCCTGGGTGCTGGGGCTCATCCTGGCCATCGTGCTCTTCTTCTGGGCCTGCTTCCTGCCCTTCTAGCTCTGGTAGCTGCTCACCCAGTACCACGAGGGGCTGCCGCTGGCCCCAGGCACCGCGCGCCTCGTCAACTACCTGACCACCTGCCTCACTTACGGCAACAGCTGCCTCAACCCCTTCCTCTACACGCTGCTCACCAACAGCTACCGCGACTACCTGCGCAGCCGCCGGGCCAGGCCGCTGGGTGCTGGGCCCTTCCCACAGCACCGCAGCTGCTTCTGGGGCGGCCTGGACACCTCGCTGTCCACCAGCAGCCGGCAGGCCGCCAAGGCCACCCCCATGGGGGTCTGCGCCCAGGGGTCCCGGGGCGCCTGTGGGAGCTCATCGGGGAAGGGCCCGGCCCAGGGCTGCTCCCTGGGAGCCCCTGCCCAGTGCTGA